In Alphaproteobacteria bacterium, the genomic window TTTCAAGACGTGAGTGGTTTGATGGTAGATAAGATTACGTGGGACGGTGGAACTACGTGGACGTTAGAAATAACTATTTATGAAAAGAGAGGTGGGTGACATGAGAAACTACGCCCTGATCACTGTAGCCCTTAGCGCTTTGCTACTCGGCTTATCATTCGCCGGACAAGCGGTCGCGCAAGATGCGCTCGCTGATACGTTGCCTGCGCCTGCTTCTTCAACCACACCGCCAGCTGCTGCGCCAACACCTGCACCAGCAAGTAGCGCATTACCAAGTGCATCGACCACAACATCAGCAACTGCCCCTGTATTCACGCCAACCACAGGCGCAACGACCACCAGCACCACCACAACGACAACCACTGGCACGACGCCTACATCATCGGCAATTGTTCCAGTGCCATCATCCAGTACCACACTTCCGATTACCGGCGCTGCGGCAGCAGCGGCGGGCGGTGGTTTGAATATGTCGCCGCAAACACCCTCGGCTGTAACGGATGCGATGGCGCGTTTGCAAAAAGTTGATCAAATCAATCTCGATGACATGGTTCGTGCTCAAGATGCGATCAACCGCCTTGACCTCTTATTGGAAATTGAAAAACGTCAAACCGAATTAAAGAAAGTTCGTGATGAACGCAACAAACCATCCGTTGCTTCCGCGACGGCCGCTGCGGCTGGCTTGCTTGGTTCAGCTATTCCTGCGGCTGCGCTGAATTTGCCAAAAATTCCTGTAGCAGATACACCTGCGGTTACTCCAAGCTTTACACCAAAAGCATCGTCATCATCTTCGTCATCGTCATCATCTACTTCTTCCAAGAGCAGCAGCGGCCCTTCGGAAAAACTGTCGATTAGACGTATTTCCGGAACTGATGGTCGTTACTTCGCCGTTATTAATTTAGAGGATAATTCGACCCAGACCGTGCATGCGGGCGATAAATTACCTGACGGAAGCTTGGTAAAATCAATTACTTTGACCAGTGTGTCCTTAATTAAGGACAAAAAAAGTAAAAATTTAACCATTCCGACGGATTCTTATATCGTTAGGGAATCTACCGGTGCTTCATTACAATAAATGTCTGATTCAGTATTTTCGCGGTTCAAGGATCTTGTTGGGGGTACTAGTCCAAAAGACGGCCCAGCAGATGCCTCACATGCTGGTGGGCAACAACCGTTGCCTGAGCAGGTAGCGCGTACGCGTAAACCGCCCGAACCAAACGGTTCCGCCCCTAATCCTCCACAACGTGAGCGACCTACACAATCTGGGGAACGTGCTTCCGCACTGCCAAAAGCTGCTTCATCAAATAATGCGGAAGAAAGACCGCCCATGGGGCAGCAAGCAACGGTAAAAAAGCCGAGTGAAGAACGAAGGCCGCGCGGACCCATGGCGGCCGCTATTCAACCGCAGGGCGGGGATAAAAAAGCGCCGCCACCTGAAGAAGGTGAAACAACGCATAGCGAAGAAGACGCGCCAATTGTATTCGAGGGCAACTTACTTACCGCAGTTGGCAGCAATATTAAAATTCCGCAAGAATCCAGAAATCTTTGCGCGCTGTTTGATACCGGCCTGTGGCTTGTTAGCGCAAGCCACAGAAACTCACCGCTTGTAACATCGGTTGCGGCAACCGCGCGGCGTATGGGTTTTCATGTGGGGCCTGCGCGACTTGTAACACCTGACGTTATTAAGGCTGCGTATAATTATTTTGAGCGGCAGGTTTCAACGCTGCGGCTTGATGAAAACTCGGTTCGCCGTCAGATTGTACGCACACTTGCATCTGGCGCGGAAAGCGGTGCAAACGATATTCATATCGAAGCCAGCGGTGGGCGTACCAAGGTTGAATTCCGTATTGATGGTACGCTGCGTCTGTGGGAAACATGGACTCAAAAAGAAGGCGAACAATTCCTTTCTGCCGTTTATTCGCACTCATCGGGCCAATCGGGCGCGACTGCCAACTGGCTAGAGCCACAAGCGGCGATGCTAACGAACGGTTCAGGGCCTGATACCATCGCGCTGCCGGATGGCGTGCTTGCAGTTCGTTGCCAGTGGGTGCCATTGGCGGATGGTGGCCGCTATTTGAATATGCGTTTGCAATATGACTCATCGCGTATTTTCGGTGAAAACTTTATTCAATCGGATGTTGATAGTCTTGGATTTAATCAGGAACAAACGGAAATGGTCCGCTTTTTGCGGCGGGTTCCTGGCGGCATGCGTATTTTCTCTGGTCCGGTGAACCAGGGTAAAACAACAACTTTGCGTGTTGTGCTCAACCGCCATATGGCTGAAACCAACATGGAGCAGAAATGCTACATGATTGAAGATCCTCCCGAAGGCGGCGTTATCGGTGCATCACAAATTGGTGTGTCGGCGACCGTAAAAGACGAACAGCGTGATAAAAGTTTCATGGAAATCATGCGCTGCATTTTGCGTCTTGATCCCAACATCGTGATGCTTGGCGAAACGCGTGACTTGCAAACCGCCAAATTCATTTTCCGTCTGGCACTGACAGGTCGTCAGGTTTACACGACCATCCACGTTTACGCCGCTATTGCTATTCCCCAACGTCTGCGCGATTTGGGGGCAGAGCCGTATCTGGTATATGACCATCACTTGCTGGTAGGGCTTATCTGTCAACGCTTGCTTCGTGGCCTTTGTCCGCATTGCCGTATTCCGGCCAACGCCATGATGAATGATACGGCGCATGAAACCATATTGCGCCGGGTGCGTGCAGGCCTAGCCATCATGAAGGCGTCGCGTCACCTTGTACGCGAAGATGCCGATCCGTTTGACTATATTGAAGAACCCGATATGCGCGGCGTTTACTTTGTAAACCCGCAAGGTTGCCGTCATTGCTTCCAAGGTCGTCAGGGCCGTAGTATTGTGGCAGAGGTTATAGCGACGGATGCGCGTTTGATGGCGTTGTTATCAGAAAACAAACTTGAAGAAGCAGCCAAATACTGGTTATCGCCATTTGGCCTGAATGGTATTTCGATGTTATGGCATGGCCTTGAAAAAATCCGTGATGGCGTTGTATCACCGTATGACTCGGAGCAGGAAGTCGGGCCTTGCGCAACGGATCGTGAAATACGAATGGTAGAAGAACGGCTAGGAAAAAAAGATAAATGGATGACCTAAGACGTAAATTTAATATGTGGATGCTGCGCAATAATCGTAAATTGCGTTTCCGCATTTATCGTAAGCTGCAAGGTATGCTTGCGATGAACGAAGCGCTATCCCGCGCACTTGAACGTCTTTGGTATAACTCGTCCGACATGGGTCGCCATCCGGAACGCCCATCGGCAATGGCATTACAGGAATGGCTAAAGCGCGATAGGGCAGGGGAAACGCTTTCCGAAGCGATGAATGACTGGATCCCTTCGGCTGAACTTTACATGATCCGCGCGGGTGAAGAATCTGGGCAGGTATCCAACGCCATGCTCGCGATTATGCATGTGGGCGATAGCGCGCAGCGTATGCGCAGTGCGATTATCCAAGCCGTTTCATACCCATTGTTCATGATGGTCTTGCTGGCCGGTGTGTTCTGGCTGTTTGGCGTGAACTTGATTGAAAACATGCGCAAAGCTGCGCCCAAAAAAGTGCTCGATGCGATGAGTGGGATTGCCGATGTGTCCGACTTTGTGATGCAGAACGGTATCATCATGGTAATTATAATTGTCGGCACGATATTCTTTATCGCAGGCAGCATGCCGTATTGGAAAGGCAAGTTGCGCGTCAAGTTTGATAAATATCCGCCATGGGCATGGTACCGCGTGTGGCAGGGCAGTTCCTTCCTTTTGGGTCTTTCTGCGCTCCTTAAAGCGCAAGTACCATTAAAGCGCGCTGTAGAAATTCTGGAAGAAGAAGCAACACCGTGGCTGCGTGAACGCTTGCACTCCGCACGTGAGGAAATTTTACGTGGCCGAAACATGGGTGAAGCCTTGCGTGCAGGCGGTTTTGATTTCCCCGACCCACAAGTGGCGCTGGATTTGGAAATTCTGTCTGAACGATCCGACGTGGGTGCAGTTATTGACGTTGTGACCAAGGAATGGATTGAAGAACAGATTGAAGTACTTACCATTCAGGCAGGACTCGTCCGCACCGGCGGCTTGGTTTGTGTGGGCGGGGTTATCGCTTGGGCGATGATGTCCATTTTGCGAATCACCACCATCCTCAGCGATATGCAAAATTCAGGCAGTACAGCCTTTTAAAAAGCCGTTTTTCATGAGGCCGCCCCACTAAAAAATGCTTACCAAAGCATTAACCCTACTTAGTTTTTAATAGAGACAATTAAGCCTTAAATTGGTAACACTAAATTAATAAGCGTTGGGTAGGCTCGCTTATGGCTATCAAAACCCCCCCACCTGCCTATCACGTATCCCCTGCGGAGGAATTAATGCAAACGACTGTCACAACACAAGAAACACGTATTTCTAAGCAAGCCGGTTTTAACTTAATCGAAGCTGCGATTGTTCTTGGGATTGTTGGTCTTATTGTTGGTGGTATTTGGGCTGCTGCGGCATCTGCCTATGAAAATATGCGCCAGCAAACCGCATCGAAGAATTTGCTTTCATTTGCGCAGAATGTGCGCGGCTTTTATTCAAATAGCGGTGCAACCGCAATTGATACCAGTGTGACCAACGCAATTACCCAAGGCCTTGTTCCTTCCGATATGCGTTCAGGCACAACCGCTGCCGTTAGCCCTTGGGCAACGCCAGTGACCATCAATACAGGCGCCATCAACGGCATCAACGTATTTGGTGTGTTGTTCTCTGGTCTTAGTCGCCAAACTTGCATCAATCTTATTTTGCGTAATACCAACGCTTCAAACGGTTCGGGTCTGATTGCAGTGGGTGGTACTGCTACCATTCCAACGACGGAATCCACATTCCCACTGACGTCGGCAGCCGCAACCACACTATGCGCCACTGCAACGGGCAACGCGCCAAGCTTCTGGTTCAGTATTAACTAAGCGTTTTAGTTATTGTAACTAAGCGTTTTTTCTTTCATACGAAAGTGAATGGGCGGTCTATGATGATTGAACAGCAAGGCCACTCATCTGTTTCCAGAGAAGCAGGTTTTAATTTAATCGAAGCTGCGATTGTTCTCGGCATCGTTGGTCTTATCGTCGGCGGTATTTGGGCAGCGGCTGCATCGGCTTACGAGAATATGCGCCAGCAAAGTGCGTCAAAAAATATGCTGGCATTCGCGCAGAATGTTCGCAACTTTTATTCCAACGGCGGTGCTACTGCAATTGATACCAGTATAACAAACGCCATTCAGCAGGGCCTTATTCCTCCCGATATGCGTTCAGGCACTACGGCAGCCATAAGCTCTTGGGCAACGCCGGTTACGATTGATACGGGTGCGATTAACAGCATCAACGTCTTTGGCATCATCATCACTGGCCTTAACAGGCAAAGCTGTATTAACCTTATCATTCGCAATACCAATGCTTCTCAAGGTTCGGGTCTGATTGCGGTGGGTGGTAGCGCAACCATTCCAACCACTGAATCAACCTTCCCGGTGACTTCAGCGCAGGCGACGACGTTGTGCGCCACAGCAACGGGTAACTCGCCTAGCTTCTGGTTCAGCATCAACTAGGTTTTTCCCAGATTCAAGGTAAACGAATAACCGCGCTTGCTGGTTGGCAGCGCTCTATTTTCATGTCTTATTCGCTTTTTTTATTTCAATGTTAAGGCAAATAAAACATAATCAAGCTGCATGTTTATGTTTACCTTTTCAGTAATTACGATTTCCGTCGTCGGTCTGTTTTTCCAGATTGTCACGACGTTGACCTCGTATTTACTAAGTGTGCAAATGGGGTTAGGCCAACAACTGCTTGCATGGCATTCCATGGCATTTGCCTATGCCTGTACCGCAGCAGGCCTTGCCGAACCCGACGGCGGGACGGTTACAATTAGCGAAGTTAGCCGCGCCAGCCAACTCACCGGAAGCTACCAATGGAACACTACATTTTTCACCGGAACGTATGCCGGGGCTACGCGCCGTATGATTGTGACCTATGTCACGCCAACAGAAAAACC contains:
- the pilP gene encoding type IV pilus biogenesis protein PilP, which codes for MRNYALITVALSALLLGLSFAGQAVAQDALADTLPAPASSTTPPAAAPTPAPASSALPSASTTTSATAPVFTPTTGATTTSTTTTTTTGTTPTSSAIVPVPSSSTTLPITGAAAAAAGGGLNMSPQTPSAVTDAMARLQKVDQINLDDMVRAQDAINRLDLLLEIEKRQTELKKVRDERNKPSVASATAAAAGLLGSAIPAAALNLPKIPVADTPAVTPSFTPKASSSSSSSSSSTSSKSSSGPSEKLSIRRISGTDGRYFAVINLEDNSTQTVHAGDKLPDGSLVKSITLTSVSLIKDKKSKNLTIPTDSYIVRESTGASLQ
- a CDS encoding type II secretion system F family protein, whose amino-acid sequence is MDDLRRKFNMWMLRNNRKLRFRIYRKLQGMLAMNEALSRALERLWYNSSDMGRHPERPSAMALQEWLKRDRAGETLSEAMNDWIPSAELYMIRAGEESGQVSNAMLAIMHVGDSAQRMRSAIIQAVSYPLFMMVLLAGVFWLFGVNLIENMRKAAPKKVLDAMSGIADVSDFVMQNGIIMVIIIVGTIFFIAGSMPYWKGKLRVKFDKYPPWAWYRVWQGSSFLLGLSALLKAQVPLKRAVEILEEEATPWLRERLHSAREEILRGRNMGEALRAGGFDFPDPQVALDLEILSERSDVGAVIDVVTKEWIEEQIEVLTIQAGLVRTGGLVCVGGVIAWAMMSILRITTILSDMQNSGSTAF
- a CDS encoding ATPase, T2SS/T4P/T4SS family gives rise to the protein MSDSVFSRFKDLVGGTSPKDGPADASHAGGQQPLPEQVARTRKPPEPNGSAPNPPQRERPTQSGERASALPKAASSNNAEERPPMGQQATVKKPSEERRPRGPMAAAIQPQGGDKKAPPPEEGETTHSEEDAPIVFEGNLLTAVGSNIKIPQESRNLCALFDTGLWLVSASHRNSPLVTSVAATARRMGFHVGPARLVTPDVIKAAYNYFERQVSTLRLDENSVRRQIVRTLASGAESGANDIHIEASGGRTKVEFRIDGTLRLWETWTQKEGEQFLSAVYSHSSGQSGATANWLEPQAAMLTNGSGPDTIALPDGVLAVRCQWVPLADGGRYLNMRLQYDSSRIFGENFIQSDVDSLGFNQEQTEMVRFLRRVPGGMRIFSGPVNQGKTTTLRVVLNRHMAETNMEQKCYMIEDPPEGGVIGASQIGVSATVKDEQRDKSFMEIMRCILRLDPNIVMLGETRDLQTAKFIFRLALTGRQVYTTIHVYAAIAIPQRLRDLGAEPYLVYDHHLLVGLICQRLLRGLCPHCRIPANAMMNDTAHETILRRVRAGLAIMKASRHLVREDADPFDYIEEPDMRGVYFVNPQGCRHCFQGRQGRSIVAEVIATDARLMALLSENKLEEAAKYWLSPFGLNGISMLWHGLEKIRDGVVSPYDSEQEVGPCATDREIRMVEERLGKKDKWMT